One Mycolicibacterium pulveris genomic region harbors:
- a CDS encoding class I SAM-dependent methyltransferase, translated as MAVTDVWARRATLARSIRLLSEFRFEQRDPARFYGALARDTAVMVADLWRGVHGTAPAGRTLVDVGGGPGYFAAAFAAAGMHYIGVEPDPAEMHAGPATDRGAATYLRASGTALPFADASVDICLSSNVAEHVRDPWRLGAEMLRVTRPGGLVVLSYTVWLGPFGGHETGLWHYLGGARAAARYTRKHGHAPKNNYGSSLFAVSAADGLRWAEGTGALLTAFPRYHPRWGWWMTRVPVLREFLVSNLVLVLTRPTGTGSTFPAG; from the coding sequence ATGGCCGTCACGGATGTTTGGGCCCGGCGGGCGACGCTGGCACGGTCGATCAGGCTGCTCAGCGAGTTCCGGTTCGAGCAGCGCGATCCCGCTCGGTTCTACGGGGCGCTGGCCCGCGACACCGCCGTCATGGTCGCCGACCTGTGGCGCGGTGTGCACGGCACGGCACCGGCGGGCCGCACGCTCGTCGACGTCGGCGGTGGGCCCGGCTACTTCGCGGCCGCCTTCGCCGCCGCCGGGATGCACTACATCGGGGTGGAGCCCGACCCCGCCGAAATGCACGCCGGCCCCGCGACCGACCGCGGCGCCGCGACGTATCTTCGCGCCTCCGGCACGGCTCTGCCGTTCGCCGACGCCAGCGTGGACATCTGCCTGTCGTCCAACGTCGCCGAGCATGTGCGCGACCCGTGGCGGCTGGGCGCCGAGATGTTGCGCGTCACCCGGCCGGGCGGCCTGGTGGTGCTGTCCTACACGGTGTGGCTGGGTCCGTTCGGCGGACATGAGACCGGGCTGTGGCACTACCTGGGCGGGGCCCGCGCGGCCGCGCGCTACACCCGCAAGCACGGGCATGCGCCGAAGAACAACTACGGCTCGTCGTTGTTCGCGGTGTCGGCGGCCGACGGTTTGCGATGGGCCGAAGGCACCGGTGCGCTGCTAACCGCATTCCCTCGTTACCACCCGCGATGGGGCTGGTGGATGACGCGGGTCCCGGTGCTGCGCGAATTCCTGGTCAGCAACCTGGTGCTCGTTCTCACGAGGCCGACTGGAACAGGTTCTACTTTCCCCGCCGGGTAG
- a CDS encoding glycosyltransferase family 4 protein: MSDRRVRSVLLLCWRDTGHPQGGGSEAYLQRIGAQLAESGVAVTLRTARYPGAPRRETLDGVRVSRGGGRYTVYIWAGLAMVLARIGLGPLRRARPDVVIDTQNGIPFLARLAYGRRVAVLVHHCHREQWPVAGPVMGRVGWFVESKLSPRMHRRNQYVTVSLPSARDLTRLGVDPDRIAVVRNGLDEAPPHTLNVPRAEAPRIAVLSRLVPHKQIEDALDAIAELRRRIPDVHMDILGGGWWKQRLVDHAALLGISDAVTFHGHVDDDTKHRVLQRCWVHVLPSRKEGWALAVTEAGQHAVPTIGYRSSGGLTDSIIDGVTGLLVDDHDELVDGLEQLLSDQVLREQLGAKAQTRSGEFSWRQSADAMRTVLESVHAREFVSGVV, from the coding sequence ATGTCCGACCGTCGCGTTCGCTCCGTGTTGCTGCTGTGTTGGCGTGACACCGGTCATCCGCAAGGCGGCGGCAGCGAGGCCTATCTGCAGCGCATCGGGGCCCAGCTGGCCGAGTCGGGTGTGGCGGTGACGCTGCGGACCGCGCGCTATCCCGGTGCACCGCGGCGCGAGACCCTCGACGGCGTGCGGGTCAGCCGCGGCGGTGGCCGCTACACCGTGTACATCTGGGCGGGACTGGCGATGGTGCTGGCCCGCATCGGGCTCGGACCGCTGCGCAGGGCCAGGCCCGACGTGGTGATCGACACCCAGAACGGCATCCCGTTCCTGGCGCGGCTGGCTTACGGTCGGCGCGTCGCGGTGCTTGTGCACCACTGCCACCGTGAGCAGTGGCCGGTTGCGGGCCCGGTGATGGGGCGGGTCGGCTGGTTCGTCGAATCGAAGCTTTCCCCGCGGATGCACCGCCGCAACCAGTACGTCACCGTCTCGCTGCCCTCGGCGCGGGACCTGACCCGCCTCGGGGTGGACCCCGACCGGATCGCGGTGGTGCGCAACGGTTTGGACGAGGCACCGCCGCATACGTTGAACGTGCCGCGCGCCGAGGCGCCTCGCATCGCGGTGCTGTCACGGCTGGTGCCGCACAAGCAGATCGAGGACGCGCTGGACGCGATCGCCGAACTGCGCAGGCGGATACCGGACGTGCACATGGACATCCTCGGCGGCGGCTGGTGGAAGCAGCGCCTCGTCGACCACGCCGCACTGCTGGGCATCTCCGATGCGGTGACGTTCCACGGTCACGTCGACGACGACACCAAACACCGTGTGCTGCAAAGGTGTTGGGTGCACGTGCTGCCGTCGCGCAAGGAGGGTTGGGCGCTGGCGGTCACCGAAGCGGGCCAGCACGCGGTGCCCACCATCGGCTACCGGTCCTCGGGCGGCCTGACCGATTCGATCATCGACGGCGTCACCGGGCTGCTGGTCGATGACCACGATGAACTGGTTGACGGTCTCGAGCAGCTGTTGTCGGACCAGGTGTTGCGCGAACAATTGGGCGCCAAGGCCCAGACCCGCAGCGGCGAGTTCTCCTGGCGGCAAAGCGCGGACGCCATGCGCACCGTGCTGGAGTCCGTGCACGCCCGCGAGTTCGTCAGCGGCGTGGTCTGA
- a CDS encoding aldehyde dehydrogenase, with amino-acid sequence MTQTVASKTSAGEPAHRTQWDKLFIGGKWVEPASDEVIEVRSPATGELVGKVPLAVEADVNAACAAARKAFDEGPWPHKSPQERAAVLGAAVKLMEQRADELKYLLAAETGQPQTIVDMMQYGAAISAFQYYAGAADKFHWKEIRDGIYGQTMVVREPIGVVGAVTAWNVPFFLAANKLGPALLAGCTVVLKPAAETPLSVFAMAEMFAEAGLPEGVLSIVPGGPETGRALTANPELDKYTFTGSSAVGREIAKIAAEKLKPCTLELGGKSAAIILEDADLDATLPMLGFSGVMNSGQACVAQTRILAPRSRYDEVVEKVANFVSAMPVGLPDDPNAAIGPLISEKQRDRVESYIKKGVEEGARLVTGGGRPEGLDKGWFVEPTVFADVDNSMTIAQEEIFGPVLAIIPYETEEDAIRIANDSVYGLAGSVWTTDNKKALEIASKIRTGTYAVNMYAFDPGAPFGGYKNSGIGRENGPEGIEAYVEPKSVLLPFGYTPED; translated from the coding sequence ATGACGCAGACCGTGGCATCCAAGACATCTGCCGGCGAGCCGGCGCATCGAACCCAGTGGGACAAACTCTTCATCGGCGGCAAGTGGGTCGAGCCGGCGTCTGACGAGGTCATCGAGGTGCGCTCGCCGGCAACCGGTGAGCTGGTCGGCAAGGTCCCGCTGGCCGTCGAGGCCGACGTCAACGCGGCCTGCGCGGCCGCCCGTAAGGCGTTCGACGAGGGGCCGTGGCCGCACAAGTCGCCGCAGGAGCGGGCCGCGGTGCTGGGCGCCGCCGTCAAGCTGATGGAGCAGCGCGCCGACGAGCTGAAGTACCTGCTGGCCGCCGAGACCGGGCAGCCACAGACGATCGTCGACATGATGCAGTACGGCGCCGCGATCTCGGCGTTTCAGTACTACGCGGGCGCGGCCGACAAGTTCCACTGGAAAGAGATTCGCGACGGCATCTACGGCCAGACGATGGTGGTGCGCGAGCCGATCGGCGTCGTCGGCGCCGTCACCGCGTGGAACGTGCCGTTCTTCCTGGCCGCCAACAAGCTAGGGCCCGCGCTGCTGGCCGGCTGCACCGTGGTCCTCAAGCCCGCCGCCGAGACTCCGCTGTCGGTGTTCGCGATGGCCGAGATGTTCGCCGAGGCCGGCCTGCCCGAAGGGGTGCTGTCGATCGTGCCGGGCGGCCCGGAGACCGGGCGCGCGCTGACGGCCAACCCGGAGCTGGACAAGTACACGTTCACGGGCAGCTCCGCGGTCGGCAGGGAGATCGCCAAGATCGCCGCCGAGAAGCTCAAGCCGTGCACGCTGGAGCTGGGCGGCAAGTCCGCCGCGATCATCCTCGAGGACGCCGACCTCGACGCGACGCTGCCGATGCTCGGGTTCTCGGGCGTGATGAACAGCGGGCAGGCGTGCGTCGCGCAGACCCGCATCCTGGCGCCGCGGTCGCGGTACGACGAGGTCGTCGAGAAGGTCGCCAACTTCGTCTCCGCGATGCCGGTCGGGCTGCCCGACGACCCGAACGCCGCGATCGGGCCGCTGATCTCGGAGAAACAGCGCGATCGCGTGGAGAGCTACATCAAGAAGGGCGTCGAGGAAGGGGCGCGACTCGTCACCGGCGGCGGCCGTCCCGAGGGCCTGGACAAGGGCTGGTTCGTCGAGCCCACCGTGTTCGCCGACGTCGACAACTCGATGACGATCGCCCAGGAGGAGATCTTCGGCCCGGTGCTGGCGATCATCCCCTACGAGACCGAGGAGGACGCGATCCGCATCGCCAACGACTCGGTGTACGGGCTGGCGGGCAGCGTGTGGACCACCGACAACAAGAAGGCCCTCGAGATCGCGTCGAAGATCCGCACCGGCACCTACGCGGTGAACATGTATGCCTTCGATCCCGGCGCCCCGTTCGGCGGATACAAGAACTCCGGTATCGGCCGCGAGAACGGGCCGGAGGGCATCGAGGCCTATGTCGAGCCCAAGAGCGTGCTGCTGCCGTTCGGCTACACCCCGGAGGACTGA